The DNA window ATTTGTTTGACTTTGGTGTTCTCCGCATCTTAATACATAGAATTTTTTAGTGTTAAGCTCCCTCCAGAGTAATAGTGAATCACACCAgcaaagaaaaatactatacatGCACAGACAGTCTTCTCTGAAATGTTCAGTTGAAAACACGAACAGCTTTTCAAACTAATTAATTTCTAGCAGAGGAGGATAACCTAATTGGTGCTGCAGATTGTGCATGACGAACTTGTACAACTGATGGGTGGAGAAGTATCAGATTTGGTATTTGCAAAAAGTGACCCGACAGTTATCCTGCTCGCAGGCCTACAGGGTGTTGGGAAGACTACTGTTTGTGCAAAACTTGCATTCTATTTGAAGAAACTGGTGCATTCTTCACGCTCTGATTTTCAAGCATCTAGCAGGAGATTAATGCTTGATAACCTGTAGATACTTATACCAGAGTTAGGTTACAGGGGAAGAGTTGTATGCTGGTTGCTGCTGATGTTTACAGGCCCGCCGCCATTGATCAACTCACTATACTGGGTAAACAGGTAACGCCCATGAAGCTTCATGATGAACTGTTCCTTTTTTTCGCCATTGAATAGTTGTATGTGATATCTCCAACTTTAAGGGGCCAATATGCCCTCAGATTTTGTTTGAAACTTGGAAGTTAAACTGGGTACCTCTGCTTTTGAAATGCAGTCACACTTATGCCCTTTAgttatttttcttttgagcatTGACAGGTGGGTGTACCAGTTTACTCAGAAGGAACAGAAGCCAAACCTACACAAATAACCAAGAATGCTATGGAAGAGGCAAAAAGCAAGAATATTGATGCTATTGTGGTGGATACTGCTGGAAGACTGCAGGTTAATCTTCATTATACTCTAATTTCAGTCTCAAATGCCAACTTATTTGGAATTATACTCTGAACCTGATTTATCCATACCTTTAtataaaacttataattcatatGTCATACAAACTAGCATTATTAACACCAGCTGATGACCTTTCTGCCATTCAgattgataaatcaatgatggatgaattgaaagAAGTGAAGAAGGCTGTTAATCCTACAGAAGTTCTGCTTGTCGTTGATGCCATGACTGGCCAAGAAGCTGCAGGTATCCATCTGTTTCTTGCCATTGTTGCAGCCTGGTTGTTGCCAAGGGCCACATTTAGTAAATATTGGTTGGTACTGCAGCAATAGCATAGTTAGCCAGGAAACTGGCTATTGATCTAGAATTTTTTTAAATTAACAAATTATTAACAGTTTTTACTGCTCCTGGTGTACTCTACACAGCATGGCATTGTTCTGTTGATAGATTTTCAGTGAGACTGTAGTACTGCGACAGCCCCATATACTATTTATTTCTGATATGCAGCACTAGTCACCACCTTCAATATTGAGATTGGTATAACTGGTGCTATACTGACTAAATTGGATGGTGACTCCAGGGGCGGAGCCGCACTAAGTGTTAAAGAGGTAGTCATTTACTAGAAATCATTTCTATTATTGATTTCTTGATTACGCAAATAAGATTATTATTTGTCATTGTTGCAACTCAATTGCACTTTATTTTGCTAATTGACAATCAGCACTTTGTAGTTCAGTAGTGTTGATGGCAGTTTTTCACTAGCATAACTTTCACACCATGTGCGCATATCTTATTCGTTTCATTTTTCACTTGCTTGTTgcagttttgaagaaaaaaatgatTTATCATATCAAACTAACTTTTGGACTGCACTGCATGCATAAATCTGAGCAGTCTTTAATCCCTGGCAGTTGTCTCCATGCACTGTAGtgtgtttaaacatttttttgTTTTCAGCTGATATAAGAAGAGAACATGACTGCTTAATGAACCATGCAGGTCTCTGGGAAGCCCATCAAATTTGTTGGGCGTGGGGAACGATTGGAGGACCTTGAGCTTTTCTACCCTGATCGCATGGCACAGCGAATTTTGGGAATGGGAGATGTGCTTTCATTTGTGGAAAAGGCACAAGAAGTAGTAAGTAGCTTCCTGTGAAACTGCTCCGTTTTGTGTAAGCAATGTTGCAAGGATTTTATGTTATTTACATCTCTACATGTGGTACAAATAGATGCGGCAAGAAGAGGCTGTAGAATTACAGAAGAAGATCATGAGTGCAAAATTCGACT is part of the Miscanthus floridulus cultivar M001 chromosome 9, ASM1932011v1, whole genome shotgun sequence genome and encodes:
- the LOC136481451 gene encoding signal recognition particle subunit SRP54, chloroplastic-like isoform X2, producing the protein MRDIRRALLEADVSLPVVRRFVSSVSDKALGADAIRGVRPDQQLVKIVHDELVQLMGGEVSDLVFAKSDPTVILLAGLQGVGKTTVCAKLAFYLKKLGKSCMLVAADVYRPAAIDQLTILGKQVGVPVYSEGTEAKPTQITKNAMEEAKSKNIDAIVVDTAGRLQIDKSMMDELKEVKKAVNPTEVLLVVDAMTGQEAAALVTTFNIEIGITGAILTKLDGDSRGGAALSVKEVSGKPIKFVGRGERLEDLELFYPDRMAQRILGMGDVLSFVEKAQEVMRQEEAVELQKKIMSAKFDFNDFLKQSQNVAKMGSMSRIIGMMPGMNKITPAQIREAEKRLAFVESMINAMTAEEREKPELLAESRERRIRVAEKSGKTEQEVSQLVAQLFQMRAQMQKLMSMVQGQEAIAGMGDLMDSLKDEEKAPPGTARCRRRNSKPKQRELDAVLSL